The Cydia amplana chromosome 9, ilCydAmpl1.1, whole genome shotgun sequence genome includes a region encoding these proteins:
- the LOC134651122 gene encoding cell adhesion molecule Dscam2-like isoform X2 yields MKGFAIPWILVTLASVQATSDKRPHFVVEPPSRILWPATRGAHAACRATGHPTPDVHWVTAEGQLLTTLPGLRHVLSDGRLVLGARRSLDAGSGGASAMLRCRAANRVGATLSRPVLLQPVEDNVLAHTARQLTPAKVGGSVVLRCEVSPQLGLIEISWLQDGLPLTPGYLGPDSRWISGAGILLGLDLTQADLQAEYSCVALDSSSPSLKLTTDDSSWLEHIELNSIETRAGETAILPCIIRHMSGHTISWQRQDAGGSWSAVAGEVMVRGGSLVLPNARAHHASRYACFPGTDSAPRILIRLVVYDPLTVTISPNPLMLGTGGSGHLNCSVTGGRGGGVTLSWQHEARPLHAPQSRLTLGPVHSHHAGLYQCTAHDHSDSAVAGAEIIIADRPPRLVSTFSEAVTRIGQSVALRCAATGIPPPRILWTLDDRPLPSAPDKYSVNTRAEGVSGGEEGTIVSTLSVTIRTADEGGRYGCNATNSRGSQAHHARLNVFGPPNIRYLSSIHVKADTDVVLHCPYSGYPIKEVVWRREHGSIVDVALESNDEKGMLKLSSVRSSTAGSYTCEVRAESGELARRTVRVEVHKPPKIAPFQFPEELEVGGSTQATCSLISGDKPIQFTWHKDNLPVPSILKVEQKNMDFFSILIIQELTSAHSGDYTCKASNEFGAVSHTASLNVKESPTWVWRAQNTSVSAGASLLLPCSAKGQPAPRVSWEYSLDGENWRHVLFGQSETNDADGGSILSDGTVWLKAATPEHEGWYRCVARAQHASIHHTFYLDVREPPKLNRGGSGGATRWVVRGSTARLMCVVSGEPEIHVHWTHDSRPLALHGAGGIETRDTGNGAKVSEITITHAGPEHAGEYRCLARNLYGNDELVYRLYVKERPNIPEEVRISEVWSRRARVTWRIARGALVSHYSLQYRALNRDLTVSLDTPLTGLLENWDSAEVLNLTLANSDLLHVSSEGPGRAGASVSGLSPDTRYALRLAAFNDVGASAYTSPLHFTTREEAPGGAPREITVRALRARELHITWQPPPRESWHGTLLGYTIRWWVSEEGKGTLNDSPGSESGASADATSTTLRGLKAATRYGVTVRAYNAAGTGPVSPPHYRHTLESPPTGGPEGLSCKSSGPTSLRAAWRPPAVDARGGIITHYTLQFTRYDADPLLPTQDAYLRVQGEEATISRLTPYAEYEIRVRAHNAAGDGPLSAPQVCRTDEDVPSAPGGMKLIALAERSLRASWLPPPEPNGRLTQYTLYVKDLSGSQEPNATRVNACTEGEGVYTECMRTLRGLRAGRTYEAWVRAATSAGEGPPSTTVACQTSALAPARISSFGDVAVGAAGGSLSIKCVVGGTPPPIKRWLRGGSPLHPRSPFHLDGDALLIRGLELSHADNYTCVAENPHGSDSATWRVVVLRPPAPPALALLEARSRELELDMRPAPRAPGHALPKSYSLHWRLAAPEGEWRILAASPGPVTLPNLRCGSAYRAYGSAGGPPGTEIAVRTTGGPPVAPPDSRWIRVNSTHARFDTSSWTDGGCGPVALKLEWAGSGVAGARDVPVGGEVILGGLTPGSRYRVAARASNEAGWTREVYEFTTTPAEGGYAEEVDAPFPATAGELALLLALCAALSLAALTILAILLRRKRSDGGVPRVTTSAEKPTCGTYRAPPHQTPKLPPDPPDVYEISPYATFAGPAASDSRAYTLQLRALARHDDDAAPPARPPCCDEETCVDACEVQRRRRRRRHYCPDHGCSQDSGS; encoded by the exons TGGAAGACAACGTGCTGGCCCACACCGCTCGTCAGCTGACCCCAGCCAAGGTCGGCGGCTCCGTGGTGCTGCGCTGCGAAGTCTCTCCTCAGCTTGGCCTCATCGAGATCTCCTGGCTCCAGGATGGCTTGCCTCTGACCCCTGGGTACCTTGGGCCTG ACTCCCGTTGGATATCCGGGGCTGGGATCTTACTTGGTCTCGATTTAACGCAAGCAGATTTACAAGCTGAATATTCTTGCGTCGCCCTGGACTCTTCGAGCCCTTCGCTCAAATTGACCACGGATG ATAGCAGTTGGTTGGAGCACATCGAACTGAACTCTATAGAGACGCGAGCCGGCGAGACCGCTATCTTGCCTTGCATTATAAGGCACATGAGTGGGCACACCATTAG TTGGCAGCGGCAGGACGCGGGGGGCTCGTGGTCGGCGGTGGCAGGGGAGGTGATGGTGCGGGGCGGCTCGCTGGTGCTGCCGAACGCGCGCGCGCATCACGCCTCGCGGTACGCCTGTTTCCCTGGGACGGATTCGGCTCCCAGGATTCTAATCCGGCTTGTCGTGTATGACCCTCTGACTGTGACTATATCTCCTAACCCTTTG ATGTTAGGGACAGGCGGCAGCGGACACTTGAACTGCTCTGTAACTGGTGGACGGGGTGGTGGGGTTACTCTAAGTTGGCAACATGAAGCGAGACCTCTCCATGCCCCTCAATCTCGGCTAACCCTCGGCCCAGTTCACTCTCATCACGCAGGATTGTACCAATGTACTGCTCACGATCATTCCGATTCTGCCGTGGCAGGAGCTGAAATAATCATTGCTG ATAGACCGCCAAGGTTGGTGTCTACGTTCAGCGAAGCGGTTACTAGAATTGGTCAAAGTGTAGCACTGAGATGCGCGGCGACTGGCATTCCTCCACCTCGAATACTATGGACATTAGATGATAGACCCCTTCCCTCGGCGCCAGACAA ATATAGTGTAAATACAAGAGCCGAGGGTGTGTCTGGCGGTGAAGAAGGGACAATTGTATCAACTCTGAGTGTGACCATACGAACTGCCGATGAAGGTGGCAGATATGGGTGTAACGCAACCAACTCCCGTGGTTCACAAGCTCATCACGCAAGACTGAATGTATTTG GGCCtccaaatattagatatttatcGTCCATACATGTTAAAGCTGATACGGATGTGGTTTTACATTGTCCGTATTCTGGTTATCCAATAAA AGAAGTGGTTTGGCGACGTGAACATGGTTCCATAGTGGATGTTGCTCTGGAATCAAACGATGAGAAAGGAATGCTAAAACTGTCATCTGTTCGAAGTAGCACGGCAGGAAGCTACACTTGCGAAGTGCGCGCTGAAAGCGGGGAACTTGCCAGGAGAACTGTAAGGGTTGAGGTTCATA AACCGCCTAAAATAGCGCCTTTTCAATTCCCTGAAGAGCTAGAAGTTGGTGGTAGTACGCAAGCAACATGTAGTTTAATTTCTGGAGACAAACCTATTCAATTTACATGGCACAAAGACAACTTACCCGTTCCTTCAATATTAAAG GTGGAACAGAAGAACATGGATTTTTTTTCGATATTAATTATACAGGAACTCACATCGGCCCATAGTGGAGATTACACGTGTAAAGCTTCTAATGAGTTTGGTGCTGTTAGCCATACTGCATCACTCAATGTCAAAG AGTCACCAACGTGGGTGTGGCGAGCACAGAACACCTCAGTGTCAGCTGGAGCTTCTCTCTTATTGCCTTGTTCTGCAAAAGGACAACCAGCGCCCAGAGTCTCGTGGGAATACTCTTTGG ATGGTGAAAACTGGCGTCACGTACTGTTCGGTCAGTCGGAGACTAACGACGCCGACGGAGGATCGATCCTGTCCGACGGGACCGTGTGGCTCAAGGCTGCCACTCCAGAGCACGAGGGCTGGTACCGGTGCGTGGCGCGCGCGCAGCACGCCTCTATACACCACACTTTCTACTTGGACGTCAGAG aaccGCCAAAACTTAACAGAGGCGGCAGCGGCGGAGCAACTCGGTGGGTGGTCAGAGGTTCAACAGCAAGACTGATGTGTGTTGTTAGCGGAGAACCCGAGATACACGTGCATTGGACGCATGACTCCAGGCCTTTGGCATTACA CGGCGCCGGTGGCATCGAAACCAGAGACACTGGTAATGGAGCGAAGGTATCAGAGATAACAATAACGCACGCCGGCCCCGAGCACGCAGGAGAATATCGCTGTCTTGCTCGAAACCTCTACGGAAATGATGAGTTGGTGTATAGATTGTATGTTAAAg AACGTCCAAACATACCCGAAGAGGTTCGGATATCAGAAGTGTGGTCCCGAAGAGCGCGAGTCACCTGGAGGATAGCCCGCGGAGCCCTTGTGTCACACTACTCGCTGCAGTACAGGGCGCTAAACCGAGACTTGACTGTGTCATTGGATACGCCACTGACCGGGTTACTTGAAAACTGGGACTCGGCCGAAGTACTTAACCTGACTTTGGCAAATTCAGACTTACTCCACGTCTC GTCGGAAGGGCCGGGGCGTGCCGGCGCGTCCGTGTCAGGGCTCTCACCGGACACCCGATACGCGCTCCGACTCGCCGCCTTCAACGACGTCGGCGCCTCCGCGTACACCTCCCCGCTGCACTTCACTACGAGAGAGGAAG CTCCCGGCGGCGCACCGCGAGAGATCACCGTGCGGGCACTCAGAGCGAGGGAACTACACATCACTTGGCAG CCGCCACCTAGAGAATCATGGCATGGCACGCTACTGGGCTACACGATCCGCTGGTGGGTTTCTGAAGAAGGAAAAGGAACGTTGAATGACAGCCCCGGTTCCGAAAGCGGCGCGAGTGCGGACGCAACTAGTACGACTCTGCGAGGACTGAAGGCCGCTACTCGTTATGGGGTCACAGTGAGGGCCTATAATGCGGCAGGGACTGGGCCCGTATCGCCACCGCACTATCGACATACGTTAGAATCGC CTCCGACGGGCGGTCCTGAAGGGCTGAGCTGTAAATCAAGTGGACCGACATCGTTACGGGCAGCGTGGCGGCCGCCTGCAGTAGATGCCAGAGGTGGCATTATTACCCACTACACACTGCAATTCACAAGATATGATGCTGACCCTTTGCTGCCGACTCAAGACGCGTATTTACGAGTTCAG GGTGAAGAAGCTACAATATCCCGACTGACACCATACGCCGAGTACGAGATAAGGGTGCGTGCACACAACGCGGCGGGCGACGGACCCCTGTCAGCGCCGCAAGTGTGCAGGACAGACGAAGATG TGCCAAGTGCTCCTGGTGGCATGAAGCTGATAGCTTTGGCCGAGCGGTCACTGAGGGCATCCTGGCTTCCACCCCCAGAGCCCAACGGAAGACTGACACAGTACACACTGTACGTGAAGGACTTGTCAGG ATCGCAGGAGCCAAACGCCACGAGAGTGAACGCATGCACCGAGGGCGAGGGTGTATACACAGAATGCATGAGGACCCTCCGAGGTCTTCGCGCCGGCCGAACGTACGAAGCATGGGTCCGCGCTGCCACCAGCGCAGGCGAGGGACCGCCTTCCACCACCGTCGCCTGTCAGACCAGTGCCTTAG CTCCTGCCCGGATTTCTTCCTTCGGCGATGTAGCTGTTGGAGCTGCTGGCGGATCCTTATCAATAAAATGCGTTGTTGGAGGGACCCCACCACCAATTAAACGATGGCTAAGAGGCGGCAGTCCTTTGCACCCACGATCGCCGTTCCATCTGGATGGAGATGCTCTTCTGATTAgag GCTTGGAACTATCTCACGCCGATAACTACACTTGCGTTGCCGAAAACCCACACGGTTCTGACTCAGCTACGTGGAGAGTTGTAGTGCTACGGCCGCCGGCACCTCCAGCTCTAGCATTACTTGAAGCTCGTTCAAGGGAACTAGAGCTTGATATGCGACCAGCCCCAAGAGCTCCTGGGCATGCACTGCCTAAATCTTATTCTTTACACTGGCGGCTTGCTGCTCCTGAG ggaGAATGGAGGATATTAGCCGCCAGCCCTGGTCCAGTGACGTTGCCAAACCTTCGATGTGGCTCAGCTTACAGGGCTTATGGGTCCGCAGGCGGACCACCCGGTACAGAGATAGCGGTTCGTACCACCGGAGGGCCACCGGTTGCGCCTCCTGACTCGAGGTGGATTAGAGTGAACTCCACACACGCAAGGTTCGATACAAGCAGTTGGACGGACGGGGGATGCGGGCCCGTGGCGTTAAAGTTGGAGTGGGCTGGATCAGGCGTGGCTGGTGCAAGAGACGTGCCAGTTGGAGGTGAAGTTATTCTGGGCG GTTTAACGCCTGGCTCGAGATACCGCGTGGCAGCTCGCGCGTCAAACGAAGCGGGCTGGACGCGGGAGGTGTACGAGTTTACCACGACTCCGGCCGAGGGCGGCTACGCGGAGGAGGTGGACGCGCCGTTCCCGGCCACGGCGGGAGAACTGGCTTTATTATTAGCGCTCTGTGCGGCCCTGTCGCTAGCTGCGTTGACCATTTTAGCTATTCTTTTGAGACGGAAAAG AAGTGACGGCGGCGTACCGCGCGTGACCACGAGCGCCGAGAAACCGACTTGCGGCACGTACCGAGCGCCCCCGCACCAAACGCCGAAACTACCGCCCGACCCACCAG ATGTGTACGAGATAAGTCCATACGCGACATTCGCGGGCCCCGCGGCGAGCGACTCGCGCGCATACACGCTGCAGCTGCGCGCGCTGGCCCGCCACGATGAcgacgccgcgccgcccgcgcggcCGCCATGCTGCGACG AAGAGACATGCGTAGACGCGTGCGAAGTGCAGCGACGGCGCAGGCGCCGCCGCCATTACTGCCCCGATCATG GTTGTTCACAAGATTCTGGAAGTTGA
- the LOC134651122 gene encoding cell adhesion molecule Dscam2-like isoform X1, giving the protein MKGFAIPWILVTLASVQATSDKRPHFVVEPPSRILWPATRGAHAACRATGHPTPDVHWVTAEGQLLTTLPGLRHVLSDGRLVLGARRSLDAGSGGASAMLRCRAANRVGATLSRPVLLQPVEDNVLAHTARQLTPAKVGGSVVLRCEVSPQLGLIEISWLQDGLPLTPGYLGPDSRWISGAGILLGLDLTQADLQAEYSCVALDSSSPSLKLTTDDSSWLEHIELNSIETRAGETAILPCIIRHMSGHTISWQRQDAGGSWSAVAGEVMVRGGSLVLPNARAHHASRYACFPGTDSAPRILIRLVVYDPLTVTISPNPLMLGTGGSGHLNCSVTGGRGGGVTLSWQHEARPLHAPQSRLTLGPVHSHHAGLYQCTAHDHSDSAVAGAEIIIADRPPRLVSTFSEAVTRIGQSVALRCAATGIPPPRILWTLDDRPLPSAPDKYSVNTRAEGVSGGEEGTIVSTLSVTIRTADEGGRYGCNATNSRGSQAHHARLNVFGPPNIRYLSSIHVKADTDVVLHCPYSGYPIKEVVWRREHGSIVDVALESNDEKGMLKLSSVRSSTAGSYTCEVRAESGELARRTVRVEVHKPPKIAPFQFPEELEVGGSTQATCSLISGDKPIQFTWHKDNLPVPSILKVEQKNMDFFSILIIQELTSAHSGDYTCKASNEFGAVSHTASLNVKESPTWVWRAQNTSVSAGASLLLPCSAKGQPAPRVSWEYSLDGENWRHVLFGQSETNDADGGSILSDGTVWLKAATPEHEGWYRCVARAQHASIHHTFYLDVREPPKLNRGGSGGATRWVVRGSTARLMCVVSGEPEIHVHWTHDSRPLALHGAGGIETRDTGNGAKVSEITITHAGPEHAGEYRCLARNLYGNDELVYRLYVKERPNIPEEVRISEVWSRRARVTWRIARGALVSHYSLQYRALNRDLTVSLDTPLTGLLENWDSAEVLNLTLANSDLLHVSSEGPGRAGASVSGLSPDTRYALRLAAFNDVGASAYTSPLHFTTREEAPGGAPREITVRALRARELHITWQPPPRESWHGTLLGYTIRWWVSEEGKGTLNDSPGSESGASADATSTTLRGLKAATRYGVTVRAYNAAGTGPVSPPHYRHTLESPPTGGPEGLSCKSSGPTSLRAAWRPPAVDARGGIITHYTLQFTRYDADPLLPTQDAYLRVQGEEATISRLTPYAEYEIRVRAHNAAGDGPLSAPQVCRTDEDVPSAPGGMKLIALAERSLRASWLPPPEPNGRLTQYTLYVKDLSGSQEPNATRVNACTEGEGVYTECMRTLRGLRAGRTYEAWVRAATSAGEGPPSTTVACQTSALAPARISSFGDVAVGAAGGSLSIKCVVGGTPPPIKRWLRGGSPLHPRSPFHLDGDALLIRGLELSHADNYTCVAENPHGSDSATWRVVVLRPPAPPALALLEARSRELELDMRPAPRAPGHALPKSYSLHWRLAAPEGEWRILAASPGPVTLPNLRCGSAYRAYGSAGGPPGTEIAVRTTGGPPVAPPDSRWIRVNSTHARFDTSSWTDGGCGPVALKLEWAGSGVAGARDVPVGGEVILGGLTPGSRYRVAARASNEAGWTREVYEFTTTPAEGGYAEEVDAPFPATAGELALLLALCAALSLAALTILAILLRRKRSDGGVPRVTTSAEKPTCGTYRAPPHQTPKLPPDPPDVYEISPYATFAGPAASDSRAYTLQLRALARHDDDAAPPARPPCCDEETCVDACEVQRRRRRRRHYCPDHGNYNGCSQDSGS; this is encoded by the exons TGGAAGACAACGTGCTGGCCCACACCGCTCGTCAGCTGACCCCAGCCAAGGTCGGCGGCTCCGTGGTGCTGCGCTGCGAAGTCTCTCCTCAGCTTGGCCTCATCGAGATCTCCTGGCTCCAGGATGGCTTGCCTCTGACCCCTGGGTACCTTGGGCCTG ACTCCCGTTGGATATCCGGGGCTGGGATCTTACTTGGTCTCGATTTAACGCAAGCAGATTTACAAGCTGAATATTCTTGCGTCGCCCTGGACTCTTCGAGCCCTTCGCTCAAATTGACCACGGATG ATAGCAGTTGGTTGGAGCACATCGAACTGAACTCTATAGAGACGCGAGCCGGCGAGACCGCTATCTTGCCTTGCATTATAAGGCACATGAGTGGGCACACCATTAG TTGGCAGCGGCAGGACGCGGGGGGCTCGTGGTCGGCGGTGGCAGGGGAGGTGATGGTGCGGGGCGGCTCGCTGGTGCTGCCGAACGCGCGCGCGCATCACGCCTCGCGGTACGCCTGTTTCCCTGGGACGGATTCGGCTCCCAGGATTCTAATCCGGCTTGTCGTGTATGACCCTCTGACTGTGACTATATCTCCTAACCCTTTG ATGTTAGGGACAGGCGGCAGCGGACACTTGAACTGCTCTGTAACTGGTGGACGGGGTGGTGGGGTTACTCTAAGTTGGCAACATGAAGCGAGACCTCTCCATGCCCCTCAATCTCGGCTAACCCTCGGCCCAGTTCACTCTCATCACGCAGGATTGTACCAATGTACTGCTCACGATCATTCCGATTCTGCCGTGGCAGGAGCTGAAATAATCATTGCTG ATAGACCGCCAAGGTTGGTGTCTACGTTCAGCGAAGCGGTTACTAGAATTGGTCAAAGTGTAGCACTGAGATGCGCGGCGACTGGCATTCCTCCACCTCGAATACTATGGACATTAGATGATAGACCCCTTCCCTCGGCGCCAGACAA ATATAGTGTAAATACAAGAGCCGAGGGTGTGTCTGGCGGTGAAGAAGGGACAATTGTATCAACTCTGAGTGTGACCATACGAACTGCCGATGAAGGTGGCAGATATGGGTGTAACGCAACCAACTCCCGTGGTTCACAAGCTCATCACGCAAGACTGAATGTATTTG GGCCtccaaatattagatatttatcGTCCATACATGTTAAAGCTGATACGGATGTGGTTTTACATTGTCCGTATTCTGGTTATCCAATAAA AGAAGTGGTTTGGCGACGTGAACATGGTTCCATAGTGGATGTTGCTCTGGAATCAAACGATGAGAAAGGAATGCTAAAACTGTCATCTGTTCGAAGTAGCACGGCAGGAAGCTACACTTGCGAAGTGCGCGCTGAAAGCGGGGAACTTGCCAGGAGAACTGTAAGGGTTGAGGTTCATA AACCGCCTAAAATAGCGCCTTTTCAATTCCCTGAAGAGCTAGAAGTTGGTGGTAGTACGCAAGCAACATGTAGTTTAATTTCTGGAGACAAACCTATTCAATTTACATGGCACAAAGACAACTTACCCGTTCCTTCAATATTAAAG GTGGAACAGAAGAACATGGATTTTTTTTCGATATTAATTATACAGGAACTCACATCGGCCCATAGTGGAGATTACACGTGTAAAGCTTCTAATGAGTTTGGTGCTGTTAGCCATACTGCATCACTCAATGTCAAAG AGTCACCAACGTGGGTGTGGCGAGCACAGAACACCTCAGTGTCAGCTGGAGCTTCTCTCTTATTGCCTTGTTCTGCAAAAGGACAACCAGCGCCCAGAGTCTCGTGGGAATACTCTTTGG ATGGTGAAAACTGGCGTCACGTACTGTTCGGTCAGTCGGAGACTAACGACGCCGACGGAGGATCGATCCTGTCCGACGGGACCGTGTGGCTCAAGGCTGCCACTCCAGAGCACGAGGGCTGGTACCGGTGCGTGGCGCGCGCGCAGCACGCCTCTATACACCACACTTTCTACTTGGACGTCAGAG aaccGCCAAAACTTAACAGAGGCGGCAGCGGCGGAGCAACTCGGTGGGTGGTCAGAGGTTCAACAGCAAGACTGATGTGTGTTGTTAGCGGAGAACCCGAGATACACGTGCATTGGACGCATGACTCCAGGCCTTTGGCATTACA CGGCGCCGGTGGCATCGAAACCAGAGACACTGGTAATGGAGCGAAGGTATCAGAGATAACAATAACGCACGCCGGCCCCGAGCACGCAGGAGAATATCGCTGTCTTGCTCGAAACCTCTACGGAAATGATGAGTTGGTGTATAGATTGTATGTTAAAg AACGTCCAAACATACCCGAAGAGGTTCGGATATCAGAAGTGTGGTCCCGAAGAGCGCGAGTCACCTGGAGGATAGCCCGCGGAGCCCTTGTGTCACACTACTCGCTGCAGTACAGGGCGCTAAACCGAGACTTGACTGTGTCATTGGATACGCCACTGACCGGGTTACTTGAAAACTGGGACTCGGCCGAAGTACTTAACCTGACTTTGGCAAATTCAGACTTACTCCACGTCTC GTCGGAAGGGCCGGGGCGTGCCGGCGCGTCCGTGTCAGGGCTCTCACCGGACACCCGATACGCGCTCCGACTCGCCGCCTTCAACGACGTCGGCGCCTCCGCGTACACCTCCCCGCTGCACTTCACTACGAGAGAGGAAG CTCCCGGCGGCGCACCGCGAGAGATCACCGTGCGGGCACTCAGAGCGAGGGAACTACACATCACTTGGCAG CCGCCACCTAGAGAATCATGGCATGGCACGCTACTGGGCTACACGATCCGCTGGTGGGTTTCTGAAGAAGGAAAAGGAACGTTGAATGACAGCCCCGGTTCCGAAAGCGGCGCGAGTGCGGACGCAACTAGTACGACTCTGCGAGGACTGAAGGCCGCTACTCGTTATGGGGTCACAGTGAGGGCCTATAATGCGGCAGGGACTGGGCCCGTATCGCCACCGCACTATCGACATACGTTAGAATCGC CTCCGACGGGCGGTCCTGAAGGGCTGAGCTGTAAATCAAGTGGACCGACATCGTTACGGGCAGCGTGGCGGCCGCCTGCAGTAGATGCCAGAGGTGGCATTATTACCCACTACACACTGCAATTCACAAGATATGATGCTGACCCTTTGCTGCCGACTCAAGACGCGTATTTACGAGTTCAG GGTGAAGAAGCTACAATATCCCGACTGACACCATACGCCGAGTACGAGATAAGGGTGCGTGCACACAACGCGGCGGGCGACGGACCCCTGTCAGCGCCGCAAGTGTGCAGGACAGACGAAGATG TGCCAAGTGCTCCTGGTGGCATGAAGCTGATAGCTTTGGCCGAGCGGTCACTGAGGGCATCCTGGCTTCCACCCCCAGAGCCCAACGGAAGACTGACACAGTACACACTGTACGTGAAGGACTTGTCAGG ATCGCAGGAGCCAAACGCCACGAGAGTGAACGCATGCACCGAGGGCGAGGGTGTATACACAGAATGCATGAGGACCCTCCGAGGTCTTCGCGCCGGCCGAACGTACGAAGCATGGGTCCGCGCTGCCACCAGCGCAGGCGAGGGACCGCCTTCCACCACCGTCGCCTGTCAGACCAGTGCCTTAG CTCCTGCCCGGATTTCTTCCTTCGGCGATGTAGCTGTTGGAGCTGCTGGCGGATCCTTATCAATAAAATGCGTTGTTGGAGGGACCCCACCACCAATTAAACGATGGCTAAGAGGCGGCAGTCCTTTGCACCCACGATCGCCGTTCCATCTGGATGGAGATGCTCTTCTGATTAgag GCTTGGAACTATCTCACGCCGATAACTACACTTGCGTTGCCGAAAACCCACACGGTTCTGACTCAGCTACGTGGAGAGTTGTAGTGCTACGGCCGCCGGCACCTCCAGCTCTAGCATTACTTGAAGCTCGTTCAAGGGAACTAGAGCTTGATATGCGACCAGCCCCAAGAGCTCCTGGGCATGCACTGCCTAAATCTTATTCTTTACACTGGCGGCTTGCTGCTCCTGAG ggaGAATGGAGGATATTAGCCGCCAGCCCTGGTCCAGTGACGTTGCCAAACCTTCGATGTGGCTCAGCTTACAGGGCTTATGGGTCCGCAGGCGGACCACCCGGTACAGAGATAGCGGTTCGTACCACCGGAGGGCCACCGGTTGCGCCTCCTGACTCGAGGTGGATTAGAGTGAACTCCACACACGCAAGGTTCGATACAAGCAGTTGGACGGACGGGGGATGCGGGCCCGTGGCGTTAAAGTTGGAGTGGGCTGGATCAGGCGTGGCTGGTGCAAGAGACGTGCCAGTTGGAGGTGAAGTTATTCTGGGCG GTTTAACGCCTGGCTCGAGATACCGCGTGGCAGCTCGCGCGTCAAACGAAGCGGGCTGGACGCGGGAGGTGTACGAGTTTACCACGACTCCGGCCGAGGGCGGCTACGCGGAGGAGGTGGACGCGCCGTTCCCGGCCACGGCGGGAGAACTGGCTTTATTATTAGCGCTCTGTGCGGCCCTGTCGCTAGCTGCGTTGACCATTTTAGCTATTCTTTTGAGACGGAAAAG AAGTGACGGCGGCGTACCGCGCGTGACCACGAGCGCCGAGAAACCGACTTGCGGCACGTACCGAGCGCCCCCGCACCAAACGCCGAAACTACCGCCCGACCCACCAG ATGTGTACGAGATAAGTCCATACGCGACATTCGCGGGCCCCGCGGCGAGCGACTCGCGCGCATACACGCTGCAGCTGCGCGCGCTGGCCCGCCACGATGAcgacgccgcgccgcccgcgcggcCGCCATGCTGCGACG AAGAGACATGCGTAGACGCGTGCGAAGTGCAGCGACGGCGCAGGCGCCGCCGCCATTACTGCCCCGATCATGGTAATTATAatg GTTGTTCACAAGATTCTGGAAGTTGA